A genomic region of Thermodesulfovibrio aggregans contains the following coding sequences:
- a CDS encoding LptF/LptG family permease, whose amino-acid sequence MNIVCKSYLKEFLKVFFILLFSMSLLLSIVGLVEKIDDFMPYKPPATFFIEYSLYSMPRYFFYLIPFVTLVTSLFIFSVGVRNREFLILSVCGGRLRAILKPFLVLGIIISIFGFFFGEFVQPEFTKKVNAMIEKITMKGKDSVKKEIFLRAKDGTIIKIGQYLSEQKKAKNVKLFIIKENFLIKKIDVEEAEVGEKYWTLKNGVIYDFSSGKVENFQLMNYPINLKISVATFKDIKKIEEFGVMELIQKRKELKRAGLSNPKIDTDISGRLSYNFVTFFMMVLGISLPLGAYEKFNFIFSKARGSGSGIITIGIGLIITILYWLVYSFFMFMGYSKILPPFISPWITPLIFGFVSIRLYYAIKE is encoded by the coding sequence ATGAATATTGTATGTAAAAGCTATTTAAAGGAGTTTTTAAAAGTTTTTTTTATTCTACTTTTTTCAATGTCTCTTCTTCTTTCAATTGTTGGTCTTGTTGAAAAGATAGATGATTTTATGCCTTATAAACCTCCCGCAACTTTCTTTATTGAATACAGCTTATATAGTATGCCAAGGTACTTTTTTTATCTCATACCTTTTGTCACGCTTGTCACCTCTTTATTTATTTTTTCAGTTGGCGTAAGAAATAGAGAGTTTTTAATTCTCTCTGTTTGTGGAGGAAGACTCAGAGCCATTCTAAAGCCTTTTTTAGTTTTAGGTATTATTATATCTATTTTCGGATTTTTTTTCGGAGAGTTTGTTCAGCCAGAATTCACAAAAAAAGTAAATGCTATGATTGAGAAAATAACCATGAAAGGTAAAGATTCAGTAAAAAAGGAAATTTTTCTTAGAGCTAAAGATGGAACCATAATAAAAATCGGACAATATTTATCAGAGCAAAAGAAAGCAAAGAATGTAAAGCTATTCATAATAAAAGAGAATTTTTTGATTAAAAAAATTGATGTTGAAGAAGCAGAAGTAGGAGAAAAATATTGGACTTTAAAAAATGGAGTTATTTATGACTTTTCATCAGGGAAAGTTGAAAACTTTCAACTAATGAACTATCCAATTAATTTAAAAATTTCTGTAGCTACTTTTAAAGATATTAAGAAAATTGAGGAATTTGGAGTAATGGAACTCATTCAAAAAAGAAAAGAGCTTAAAAGAGCAGGATTAAGCAATCCCAAAATTGATACTGATATAAGCGGAAGGCTTTCTTACAACTTTGTAACATTTTTTATGATGGTACTTGGAATTTCCCTGCCTCTTGGGGCTTATGAAAAGTTTAATTTTATTTTTTCTAAAGCCAGAGGAAGTGGTAGCGGAATAATAACTATTGGAATAGGACTTATTATAACAATACTATACTGGCTTGTTTACTCATTTTTTATGTTCATGGGATACTCTAAAATCTTACCTCCCTTTATATCACCCTGGATTACACCTTTAATTTTTGGATTTGTATCAATTAGACTTTATTATGCAATAAAAGAGTAA
- a CDS encoding LptF/LptG family permease yields the protein MKVIYKALTRELIQNIVLSIVFLNTVLIIEKLFKISKMFASVGIDLPNLFILLILLQPQLLIFTIPMALLLGVLLTYGRTQADNEMTILMASGMPYKKTFRPAIYIGIIAFFLTTVMSFYLAPLGVSLVREKIFSILAQRAPLGLEEGVFNQGFKDVTIFVKEKTDKFHLKEVVIFDERKNDTKTVIAKEGLIKKEKDNIILNLIDGKAYFNKGLSLNEINFKEYIFKLSPNIDPIAKKISELSLFDLISKIYNEASNKIDYKLELYKRVALPLLCVISVFLAPSLCVIVGKSGRIGGITVGLAIFAVYYIFMIYGANMAKAGKVSAETGSLMPVLVMSILAFVIYFRIKR from the coding sequence ATGAAAGTTATTTATAAAGCTCTCACCCGTGAGCTTATTCAAAATATTGTTCTTTCAATTGTGTTTTTAAATACTGTTTTAATTATTGAAAAGCTTTTTAAAATAAGCAAAATGTTTGCATCTGTTGGTATAGACCTGCCAAATCTTTTTATACTTTTGATTCTTTTACAGCCTCAATTACTTATTTTTACAATTCCAATGGCTTTACTTCTTGGTGTTTTGCTTACTTATGGAAGAACTCAAGCAGACAATGAAATGACAATTCTAATGGCAAGTGGAATGCCTTATAAAAAAACATTTAGACCCGCTATCTACATCGGAATAATTGCATTTTTTCTTACTACTGTGATGAGTTTTTATCTTGCTCCATTGGGAGTGAGCCTTGTAAGAGAGAAAATTTTCAGTATTCTTGCCCAAAGAGCACCCCTCGGACTGGAGGAAGGAGTTTTTAATCAAGGTTTCAAGGATGTAACAATATTTGTAAAGGAGAAAACTGATAAATTCCATTTAAAAGAAGTGGTAATATTTGATGAGAGAAAAAATGATACAAAGACAGTAATTGCAAAGGAGGGATTGATAAAGAAAGAAAAAGACAATATAATCTTGAACTTGATTGATGGTAAAGCCTACTTTAACAAAGGCTTATCTTTAAATGAGATAAATTTTAAAGAATATATATTCAAACTCTCTCCCAATATAGATCCGATAGCAAAAAAAATTAGTGAACTTTCTTTATTTGACCTTATTTCAAAAATTTATAATGAGGCCTCAAATAAAATTGATTATAAACTGGAACTTTATAAAAGAGTTGCTTTACCTCTTTTATGTGTTATAAGCGTTTTTTTAGCTCCCTCATTATGTGTTATTGTTGGGAAAAGTGGTAGAATTGGAGGGATTACAGTAGGGCTTGCTATATTCGCTGTATATTATATTTTCATGATCTATGGAGCAAATATGGCAAAAGCTGGAAAGGTTTCAGCAGAAACAGGCTCACTTATGCCGGTTTTAGTAATGAGTATTTTAGCTTTTGTTATCTATTTCAGAATAAAAAGATGA
- a CDS encoding KpsF/GutQ family sugar-phosphate isomerase, with the protein MENLIEVAKKVLLIEAQSLQSLIDRINEDFVKAVEIIHNSKGRVVVTGIGKSGLIGRKIAATLASTGTPSFFMHPAEASHGDLGMVTEEDVVIAISNSGETEEVLRLIPFLKYFNVKIIALSGNPQSTLAKQADVFLDVSVKEEACPFGFIPTASTTATLAMGDALAVALIMRNGFKKEDFAMFHPGGSLGRKMLTKVKDLMHTGEEIPVVYPDTGMIDAVLEISSKRLGVVVVIDENKKILGIITDGDVRRGVQKWGKELFDLKASQIMTKSPKTINEEELAAVALSTMRKYSITSLVVPASDGTLRGLIHIHDILKKGIF; encoded by the coding sequence ATGGAAAATCTCATTGAGGTAGCTAAAAAAGTCCTTTTAATTGAAGCTCAATCTCTTCAATCCCTGATAGACAGAATTAATGAAGACTTTGTTAAGGCTGTTGAAATAATTCATAACTCAAAGGGAAGGGTTGTTGTTACAGGGATTGGAAAATCAGGGCTTATTGGAAGAAAGATAGCAGCAACACTTGCATCCACAGGAACTCCTTCTTTTTTCATGCATCCTGCTGAAGCAAGCCACGGTGATTTAGGTATGGTTACAGAGGAGGATGTGGTTATTGCAATAAGTAATAGCGGTGAAACTGAAGAGGTATTGAGGCTCATACCTTTTTTAAAATATTTCAATGTAAAGATAATCGCACTTTCAGGAAATCCTCAATCAACACTTGCAAAACAGGCTGATGTTTTCCTGGATGTATCTGTCAAAGAAGAAGCCTGCCCCTTTGGTTTTATTCCAACAGCATCAACAACTGCAACACTTGCTATGGGTGATGCTTTAGCAGTTGCGCTGATTATGCGGAATGGATTTAAAAAAGAGGATTTTGCTATGTTTCATCCCGGAGGTTCACTTGGTAGAAAAATGCTTACAAAAGTTAAAGACCTGATGCATACAGGCGAAGAAATTCCAGTTGTATATCCAGATACGGGTATGATTGATGCAGTGTTAGAAATTTCTTCAAAAAGGCTTGGTGTAGTTGTGGTTATCGATGAAAATAAAAAAATTCTTGGAATTATTACTGATGGCGATGTCCGTAGAGGTGTTCAAAAATGGGGAAAAGAACTTTTTGATTTAAAGGCTTCTCAGATTATGACTAAAAGTCCAAAAACCATAAACGAAGAAGAGCTTGCAGCAGTTGCTCTTTCAACCATGCGAAAATATTCCATAACAAGCCTCGTTGTTCCTGCCAGTGATGGCACACTGAGGGGCTTAATTCATATTCATGATATTCTTAAAAAGGGCATTTTTTAA
- a CDS encoding class I SAM-dependent methyltransferase — protein MDELAKEYVIDFFTKRLIHFKDSPESVGWTRRGQLLRYETVLKLMEPEDKSLLDFGCGKGDFYGFLKGKGIKCDYTGIDINPSLIELAKKKYPEAEFHVMDIENEPLDRVFDYTIAIGVFNLAVQDVKELMQRCLKILFQHTRERLILTCLNQKTKLKDICVTYFSKEELERIAKALTDNYQVIDNLIGDELFLILKV, from the coding sequence ATGGATGAACTTGCAAAGGAATATGTAATTGACTTTTTTACTAAAAGGCTAATTCATTTTAAAGACTCTCCTGAATCAGTTGGATGGACACGCAGAGGTCAGTTGCTTAGATATGAAACTGTTCTTAAACTTATGGAACCTGAGGACAAAAGTTTGCTTGATTTTGGCTGTGGTAAAGGTGATTTTTATGGTTTTTTGAAGGGCAAAGGGATAAAATGCGATTATACCGGTATAGATATAAATCCTTCTTTGATAGAGTTGGCAAAGAAAAAATATCCTGAAGCAGAGTTTCATGTTATGGATATTGAAAATGAACCTTTAGACAGGGTTTTTGATTACACCATTGCAATTGGAGTATTTAATCTTGCAGTGCAGGATGTAAAAGAGCTCATGCAGAGATGTTTAAAAATCCTATTTCAGCATACCCGTGAAAGACTTATTCTTACATGTCTTAATCAAAAAACAAAACTTAAAGATATTTGTGTAACCTACTTCAGCAAAGAAGAGCTTGAAAGAATTGCAAAGGCATTAACAGATAATTATCAGGTGATAGATAATCTTATAGGTGATGAACTTTTCTTGATTCTCAAAGTTTGA
- the hisA gene encoding 1-(5-phosphoribosyl)-5-[(5-phosphoribosylamino)methylideneamino]imidazole-4-carboxamide isomerase: MRIIPAIDLKDGKCVRLRQGKFDEVTVYYDRPEEAALRWQNEGAEILHVVDLDGAKEGRISNLTSIKKIREVFTGTIEVGGGIRKIEDIELLLSTGIDRVILGTVAVENPDFVKDVCKRFPGRIIAGIDAKDGLVAVKGWVELTEIKATELAMKIQDYGVWGIIYTDISRDGMLTGPNIEATKALVEAVKIPVIASGGVSSIDDIKRLAEIPNLWGVITGKAIYSGAINLKEAIEMINEIK; encoded by the coding sequence ATGAGAATTATTCCAGCAATTGACCTTAAAGATGGAAAATGCGTAAGACTCCGTCAGGGTAAATTTGATGAAGTAACAGTTTATTATGACAGACCCGAGGAAGCTGCATTACGCTGGCAGAATGAAGGTGCTGAGATTCTTCATGTTGTTGACCTTGATGGTGCAAAAGAAGGCAGAATCAGTAATCTTACTTCAATAAAAAAAATCAGAGAAGTTTTCACTGGCACAATAGAGGTTGGTGGCGGGATAAGAAAAATAGAAGATATTGAGTTGCTTTTAAGCACAGGAATTGACAGAGTCATTCTTGGAACAGTAGCAGTAGAGAATCCAGATTTCGTAAAAGATGTATGCAAGAGATTTCCCGGCAGAATCATAGCAGGTATTGATGCAAAGGATGGGCTTGTGGCAGTAAAAGGCTGGGTTGAACTTACAGAGATAAAGGCTACTGAGCTTGCCATGAAGATTCAGGATTACGGAGTCTGGGGAATTATCTATACAGATATATCAAGGGATGGTATGCTTACAGGTCCTAATATAGAGGCAACAAAAGCATTAGTTGAAGCTGTAAAAATCCCTGTAATTGCCTCAGGCGGAGTTTCATCAATTGATGATATAAAAAGGCTTGCAGAGATTCCGAATCTCTGGGGAGTTATCACAGGCAAGGCAATCTATTCAGGTGCAATAAATCTAAAAGAAGCAATTGAGATGATAAATGAGATTAAGTGA
- a CDS encoding nucleotidyltransferase domain-containing protein — protein sequence MRLSEEVLSKIKTLANKHFGESCEVRIFGSRIDNSKRGGDIDIYIKTDSKENLIELKAKFLAELKMTIGDQKIDLLVESKDKPEENPVYEVARTTGIKI from the coding sequence ATGAGATTAAGTGAAGAAGTATTAAGCAAAATAAAAACTCTGGCAAATAAACATTTTGGAGAGAGTTGCGAAGTTCGTATTTTTGGCTCAAGGATTGATAATTCAAAAAGGGGCGGAGATATTGATATTTACATAAAAACTGATTCAAAGGAAAATCTTATAGAACTTAAAGCAAAGTTTCTCGCTGAATTAAAGATGACTATCGGAGACCAAAAAATAGACCTGCTCGTTGAAAGCAAAGACAAACCTGAAGAGAATCCAGTATATGAAGTTGCAAGAACAACTGGAATAAAGATATGA
- the hisF gene encoding imidazole glycerol phosphate synthase subunit HisF has protein sequence MLAKRIIPCLDVKDGRVVKGVNFLNLRDAGDPVENALYYDEEEADELVFLDVTASHEKRKIIIDVVERTASVVFMPLTVGGGIKSLDDIRDLLNAGADKVSINTTAVKDPYFIQKASTRFGSQCIVIAIDAKRVDKNFNPKAYPPESWFSDSELQDVLYREDSRFVLSTHGGRLMRPIDAIAWAKKMEEFGAGEILLTSMDRDGTKEGYDIELTRAISEAVTIPVIASGGAGTLEHLYEAFAFGKADAALAASIFHFREYSIKEAKEYLRQKGIQVRIT, from the coding sequence ATGCTTGCTAAAAGAATTATACCCTGTCTTGATGTTAAGGATGGAAGAGTTGTAAAGGGTGTGAATTTTCTCAATCTCAGAGATGCCGGAGACCCTGTTGAAAATGCTCTTTACTATGATGAGGAAGAGGCTGATGAGCTTGTATTTCTTGATGTAACAGCATCCCATGAAAAGAGAAAGATAATCATTGATGTAGTTGAAAGAACCGCATCAGTTGTTTTCATGCCCCTTACTGTTGGTGGCGGCATAAAAAGTCTTGATGATATAAGAGATCTTTTAAATGCAGGTGCAGACAAGGTTTCCATAAATACTACAGCTGTCAAAGACCCCTACTTTATTCAGAAAGCATCAACACGCTTTGGCTCACAGTGTATAGTTATTGCCATAGATGCAAAGAGAGTTGACAAAAACTTCAATCCCAAAGCCTATCCTCCTGAGTCATGGTTTAGTGACTCTGAACTTCAGGATGTGCTTTATAGAGAAGACTCACGATTTGTTCTATCCACACATGGTGGAAGACTGATGCGTCCAATTGATGCAATAGCCTGGGCAAAGAAAATGGAGGAATTCGGAGCAGGAGAGATTCTTCTTACAAGCATGGACAGAGACGGAACAAAGGAAGGCTATGACATAGAACTTACGAGAGCGATTTCTGAGGCTGTTACAATACCGGTTATTGCCTCAGGTGGTGCAGGTACACTTGAGCATCTTTATGAAGCCTTTGCCTTTGGAAAGGCAGATGCAGCTCTTGCTGCATCAATATTTCATTTCAGGGAATACTCAATAAAAGAGGCGAAAGAATATTTAAGACAGAAGGGAATTCAGGTAAGAATAACTTAG
- the mazG gene encoding nucleoside triphosphate pyrophosphohydrolase, protein MSKKFDELVKIMEILRSEKGCPWDRVQTHDTLKRYLLEETYELIEAIENKEPESIKEELGDLLLQIVFHSQIAKEECNFDVEDVIQTIIQKMIGRHPHVFGEAEFKTPEEVLNQWDDRKREEGKLHESILDGVPKALPALLKAYKIQSRVAKVGFDWDNIGGVIDKIKEELGEVEEAINSGEKDKIEEEIGDLLFSIVNLARFLKIDPETALRKTNRKFEKRFRKLENLAKNKGKTLKDMTLKEMDNLWDEIKNS, encoded by the coding sequence TTGAGCAAAAAATTTGATGAACTTGTAAAGATAATGGAAATACTTCGCTCTGAAAAGGGCTGTCCCTGGGACAGAGTACAAACTCATGATACTCTAAAAAGATATCTTCTTGAGGAAACATATGAACTCATTGAAGCAATTGAAAATAAGGAACCTGAGTCAATCAAAGAAGAGCTCGGAGATTTGCTTTTACAGATTGTTTTTCACAGTCAGATAGCAAAGGAAGAGTGCAATTTTGATGTAGAGGATGTAATACAGACAATTATTCAAAAAATGATCGGAAGGCATCCCCATGTATTTGGAGAAGCTGAGTTTAAAACACCTGAAGAAGTTTTAAACCAGTGGGATGACAGAAAAAGAGAAGAAGGAAAACTTCATGAATCAATTCTTGATGGAGTTCCAAAAGCTTTACCTGCTTTACTCAAAGCATACAAAATTCAATCAAGGGTTGCAAAGGTAGGTTTTGATTGGGATAACATAGGTGGAGTTATTGATAAAATAAAAGAAGAACTTGGTGAAGTTGAAGAGGCTATAAACTCTGGAGAAAAAGATAAAATTGAGGAGGAAATCGGGGACTTACTTTTCAGCATTGTAAATCTTGCCCGTTTTCTTAAGATTGATCCTGAGACAGCTTTGAGAAAAACAAACAGAAAATTTGAAAAGAGATTTAGAAAGCTTGAAAACCTTGCCAAAAACAAAGGCAAAACCCTTAAAGATATGACTCTGAAAGAAATGGACAACCTCTGGGATGAAATTAAAAATTCATGA
- a CDS encoding AAA family ATPase, translating to MSYFIVFAGKGGTGKSTLASLTVKFLTERKLGPVLVVDADPNYCLPELLGVNVKQTVASVRDSALQNKPDGISLDEWLEIQINRIVEESEGFDLLVMGRPEGSGCYCAVNNVLKRILQEIAEQYRYIVVDNEAGMEHISRGIVNKIDLLFVVSTSAKSSIQAALRINELIKELNISPKKRVLVINMAFREFEDSEEQELLKNFDTIYYVFFDRDFLKLSEKGRNVFSLPKGEAIWLNFEWILEETIEQKI from the coding sequence ATGAGTTATTTTATAGTTTTTGCAGGAAAAGGCGGAACAGGAAAAAGCACTCTTGCTTCTTTAACAGTAAAATTTCTCACCGAAAGAAAGCTTGGTCCTGTATTGGTGGTTGATGCAGACCCAAACTACTGTCTTCCAGAACTTTTAGGAGTGAATGTCAAGCAAACAGTAGCATCAGTAAGGGACAGTGCCTTACAAAATAAGCCAGATGGAATAAGTCTTGATGAATGGCTTGAAATTCAGATAAACAGGATTGTAGAAGAATCAGAAGGATTTGACCTTCTTGTTATGGGAAGACCTGAGGGAAGTGGATGTTACTGTGCTGTCAACAATGTTTTAAAGAGAATTCTTCAGGAAATTGCAGAACAATACAGATACATAGTTGTTGACAATGAAGCTGGCATGGAGCATATAAGCAGAGGAATTGTAAATAAAATTGACCTTTTATTTGTTGTATCTACTAGTGCTAAAAGTAGCATCCAGGCTGCTTTGAGAATAAATGAACTGATTAAAGAGCTTAATATATCTCCAAAAAAGAGAGTTCTTGTTATAAACATGGCTTTTAGAGAGTTTGAAGACTCTGAAGAACAGGAACTTCTAAAAAATTTTGACACCATCTATTATGTTTTCTTTGATAGAGATTTTTTGAAACTCAGTGAAAAAGGCAGGAATGTCTTCAGTCTTCCTAAAGGGGAGGCAATCTGGTTAAACTTTGAATGGATTCTGGAGGAAACAATTGAGCAAAAAATTTGA
- a CDS encoding HAD-IA family hydrolase: MVELIIFDLDGTLVDSCEDIKQALNYCLEKIGISGFSTEEVKRMVGEGVNRLIEKALKARGVNLPSNELIDCFVNYYREHMTDFSKAYPEVKETLEQLKGFKKAVVSNKLTELSVKTLENLGLLNYIDFVAGSDFFSERKPSSVPIIETIKKFNTTQDKTIIVGDSELDIMAGRSAGVKTVAVTYGYRGKELLKDADFVIDKFSDLLKIVRKL, from the coding sequence ATGGTTGAACTTATTATCTTTGACTTAGATGGCACATTGGTTGATTCCTGTGAGGACATAAAACAGGCATTGAATTACTGTTTAGAAAAAATAGGAATTTCAGGATTTTCAACAGAGGAAGTAAAAAGAATGGTTGGAGAAGGCGTTAATCGCCTTATAGAAAAAGCTCTAAAAGCCAGAGGTGTCAACCTACCATCTAATGAGTTAATTGATTGTTTTGTCAATTACTATAGAGAACACATGACTGATTTCTCAAAAGCTTATCCTGAAGTAAAAGAAACTCTTGAACAGTTAAAGGGATTTAAAAAGGCTGTGGTTTCAAACAAACTTACTGAATTGAGCGTTAAAACACTTGAAAATCTTGGACTTTTAAACTATATTGACTTTGTTGCTGGAAGTGACTTTTTTTCTGAAAGAAAACCATCTTCCGTGCCAATAATAGAGACAATTAAGAAATTCAATACAACTCAGGATAAAACAATAATTGTTGGAGACAGTGAACTTGACATTATGGCAGGACGATCAGCAGGAGTTAAAACAGTTGCAGTTACATACGGATACAGAGGGAAAGAACTTCTTAAAGATGCTGACTTTGTTATTGATAAATTCAGCGATTTATTAAAAATTGTGAGAAAACTATGA
- a CDS encoding type IV pilus twitching motility protein PilT: MARIDAFFKLMLENKASDLHLVAGSQPVLRIHGELVRVQYKVLDNQELRALLYEITPEEKIKVFEETGDLDFAHEIPGVARFRVNYFMHKEGIGAAFRHIPSEIKTIDQLGLPQVLKKFAMLKKGIVLVTGPTGSGKSTTLAAIIDYANTNRKERIITIEDPIEFVHPNKGCVISYREVGTHTESFAKALRAALREDPDIILVGEMRDIETIQLALEAAATGHLVFSTLHTSSAIKTVDRIIDVFPPEQQAQVRTSLSESLQAVVAQTLLRRADGKGRVAACEILINTYAVANLIREGKTHQILSIMQTSKKIGMQTMDDALLQLLQEGKITPEDAYERATDKQKFVRFLKEAPWEGVV, translated from the coding sequence ATGGCTCGTATTGATGCCTTTTTTAAACTTATGCTTGAAAACAAGGCAAGTGACCTTCATCTTGTTGCCGGAAGTCAGCCTGTTTTAAGAATTCATGGAGAGCTTGTAAGAGTTCAGTATAAGGTTCTTGACAATCAGGAACTGAGAGCACTTCTCTATGAAATCACGCCGGAAGAAAAAATCAAAGTATTTGAAGAAACAGGAGATCTTGATTTTGCCCATGAAATACCCGGTGTTGCCCGTTTCCGTGTTAACTATTTCATGCATAAGGAAGGAATTGGTGCTGCATTCAGACATATTCCCAGTGAGATAAAAACAATTGATCAGCTTGGACTGCCTCAGGTTCTAAAAAAATTTGCAATGCTTAAAAAAGGAATTGTTCTTGTTACAGGTCCTACAGGTTCAGGTAAATCGACAACTCTTGCTGCAATTATTGACTATGCAAATACTAACAGAAAAGAAAGAATAATAACAATTGAAGACCCTATTGAGTTTGTTCATCCAAATAAAGGATGTGTTATTTCTTACAGGGAAGTGGGAACTCATACAGAATCCTTTGCAAAGGCACTTAGAGCAGCTTTAAGAGAAGACCCTGATATAATTCTTGTTGGTGAAATGCGTGATATTGAGACAATTCAGCTTGCACTTGAAGCTGCTGCAACAGGACATTTAGTTTTCAGCACACTTCATACATCATCAGCCATTAAAACAGTTGATAGAATTATTGATGTTTTCCCACCTGAACAGCAGGCACAGGTTAGAACCTCACTAAGTGAGTCTTTACAGGCAGTGGTTGCACAGACACTTTTAAGAAGAGCTGATGGCAAGGGAAGAGTCGCAGCATGCGAGATTTTAATCAATACCTATGCTGTTGCAAATCTCATAAGAGAAGGTAAAACACATCAGATACTCTCAATTATGCAGACAAGTAAAAAAATCGGTATGCAAACTATGGATGATGCCTTGTTACAACTTCTTCAGGAAGGCAAAATCACACCTGAGGATGCCTATGAAAGAGCAACAGATAAACAGAAGTTTGTCAGATTTCTTAAGGAAGCCCCCTGGGAAGGCGTTGTATGA
- a CDS encoding type IV pilus twitching motility protein PilT, with the protein MRKQELDYILDRICETYPELSDIIFTVGKPFQVIQWGELKPVHFKNVPIESLTPFHTEKIALALINNQKRLIENLIKDGYCDTSYSTQKARFRVNIFSQRGAYSAVLRKLPTKIPSVEELSLPPIVKEIANERMGLVLITGATGSGKSTTLAAILDIINETRACHIITLEDPVEFIHQHKKSTFNQRELGIDFHNFADGLRAALRQAPHVILVGEIRDRETLEIAMQAAETGHLVLGTLHTTDAGQTIGRMIGMFPPQDENYIRLRVSDTLKWVVSQRLLPKIGGGRIVATEIMRKNLRIRDLIINGETAEKTFYDVIATSGAVGMHTFDQSILELYKKGIITEETAVAYASRRSYVIMEIDKMKSARGEKTTDIEGLKLDIDYGKKIRG; encoded by the coding sequence ATGAGAAAACAAGAACTTGACTACATACTTGACAGAATCTGTGAAACCTATCCTGAACTTTCAGATATTATATTTACAGTTGGAAAACCCTTTCAGGTGATTCAATGGGGTGAGTTAAAACCTGTGCATTTTAAAAATGTTCCTATTGAGTCTTTAACGCCTTTTCACACAGAAAAGATAGCTCTTGCATTAATTAATAATCAGAAAAGGCTCATTGAGAATCTAATAAAAGATGGTTACTGCGATACAAGTTATTCTACGCAAAAAGCAAGATTCAGAGTGAATATTTTCTCTCAAAGAGGAGCCTATTCAGCTGTTTTAAGAAAGCTTCCAACCAAGATACCATCAGTTGAGGAACTTTCGTTACCTCCGATAGTTAAAGAAATAGCCAATGAAAGAATGGGGCTTGTTTTAATTACAGGAGCAACAGGCTCAGGTAAATCGACAACTCTTGCAGCAATTCTGGATATTATTAATGAAACAAGAGCATGTCATATTATAACTCTTGAAGATCCTGTAGAGTTTATTCATCAGCACAAAAAATCTACATTCAATCAAAGGGAGCTTGGTATAGATTTCCATAATTTTGCCGATGGTCTTAGAGCAGCACTAAGGCAGGCACCGCACGTAATACTTGTGGGAGAAATAAGAGATAGAGAAACCCTTGAAATAGCAATGCAGGCTGCAGAGACAGGACATCTCGTTCTTGGCACGCTTCATACAACTGATGCAGGACAAACAATTGGAAGAATGATTGGAATGTTTCCACCACAGGATGAAAATTACATAAGACTTAGAGTTTCTGATACCCTCAAATGGGTTGTTAGCCAGAGACTTTTACCGAAAATTGGCGGAGGAAGAATAGTAGCAACAGAAATTATGAGAAAAAACCTCAGAATAAGAGATTTAATTATAAATGGAGAGACTGCTGAGAAAACTTTTTATGATGTAATTGCAACAAGTGGAGCTGTTGGCATGCATACATTTGATCAGTCTATACTTGAGCTTTATAAAAAGGGAATAATTACAGAGGAAACAGCAGTAGCCTATGCATCAAGAAGATCTTATGTGATTATGGAAATTGATAAAATGAAATCAGCTCGTGGAGAAAAAACAACTGATATAGAGGGATTAAAACTTGATATTGATTATGGTAAAAAAATAAGAGGATGA
- a CDS encoding response regulator transcription factor: MPKAVICEANQEVQRVLTDYLKSAGFECVGFSDSKEALNSIEDASLIIAGEQFNEIFETISSLPMYQRRDIIVILLSDSIPTMDRISAFAKGVDFVVNLKEINNFPAIFKRAYAEYQRTYRLFKETLAKSFY; encoded by the coding sequence ATGCCAAAGGCTGTCATCTGTGAAGCAAATCAGGAAGTTCAGAGAGTTTTAACTGATTATTTAAAATCAGCAGGATTTGAATGTGTTGGTTTTTCCGATTCAAAGGAAGCTCTTAATTCAATAGAAGATGCATCTTTAATTATAGCAGGAGAACAATTTAATGAAATATTTGAAACTATATCTTCACTACCAATGTATCAGAGAAGAGATATTATCGTGATTCTGCTTAGTGACTCAATACCAACAATGGATAGAATCTCTGCATTTGCAAAAGGCGTTGACTTTGTTGTAAATCTTAAAGAGATAAATAACTTTCCAGCAATTTTTAAAAGAGCTTATGCTGAATATCAAAGAACATATAGACTTTTTAAAGAAACTCTTGCAAAGTCATTTTACTAA